In Spirosoma aureum, a single genomic region encodes these proteins:
- a CDS encoding bestrophin family protein, whose product MVNYNPKDWFRFIITFNRADTVRKLLPVLIGVGVYSFIIVHILELFDLSENPHLKNLSLMHTLLSFVISMLLVFRTNTAYDRWWEGRKLWGGLVNNSRNMALKMDQLLDTDQVEAREFFRAMIPNFAFALKNHLRQHAIEKEFTETRSFSISNLHLSEHVPQQLALSIFGKLHELQRQGVLLPEHLIILNPEIQSLMDTCGACERIKNTPIPFSYSSFIKKFIFTYCLTLPLGYVSNLHYLVVPLVVFVFYVLASLEIIAEEIENPFGTDDNDLPLDTICKNIHKTVTQSFDHTALLAQTAQISEKQKGFSYEK is encoded by the coding sequence ATGGTCAACTATAACCCCAAGGATTGGTTCCGGTTCATTATCACCTTCAACCGGGCCGACACTGTGCGTAAACTCCTGCCCGTTTTGATCGGGGTAGGTGTTTACTCGTTCATTATTGTCCATATTCTTGAACTATTCGATTTAAGCGAAAACCCTCACCTTAAGAACCTCTCGCTCATGCACACGTTGCTGAGCTTTGTGATATCGATGCTGCTTGTCTTTCGCACCAATACGGCCTACGACCGCTGGTGGGAGGGGCGGAAATTATGGGGAGGGCTTGTAAATAACAGCCGAAATATGGCGCTCAAGATGGACCAGCTACTCGATACGGACCAGGTCGAAGCGCGTGAGTTTTTCCGGGCAATGATTCCAAACTTTGCTTTTGCGTTAAAAAATCACCTGCGTCAACACGCCATCGAGAAAGAATTTACCGAAACCAGGTCATTCAGTATCAGTAATCTGCATTTGAGCGAACACGTACCTCAGCAACTCGCGCTATCAATTTTTGGAAAGCTTCATGAGCTACAACGACAAGGTGTTTTGCTACCTGAACACCTGATCATCCTCAATCCGGAAATACAGTCTCTGATGGATACGTGCGGAGCCTGCGAACGGATCAAAAACACCCCGATTCCGTTTTCCTACAGTTCATTTATCAAGAAGTTTATTTTTACGTATTGCCTCACCTTACCACTGGGTTATGTGTCAAACCTGCACTACCTGGTTGTTCCACTGGTCGTATTTGTCTTTTATGTACTGGCCAGCCTTGAAATCATTGCCGAAGAAATTGAAAATCCGTTCGGTACCGATGATAATGATCTGCCACTCGACACAATCTGCAAGAACATCCACAAAACGGTAACCCAGTCTTTTGACCATACGGCACTGCTGGCCCAGACCGCTCAAATCAGCGAGAAGCAAAAGGGATTTTCGTATGAAAAATAG
- a CDS encoding type IX secretion system plug protein, producing the protein MTVFQRVLSILFVWMSTTALHAQQLQAIDRIYDPKVQTVLLFPQVSANPNDPSLALNPPVISLDEQIALQLEFDDLTADYRSFRARLVHCNADWQKSVLNDIEFTYEYNDNPITDYQVSLNTKIPYYHYRFTLPRVKLPGNYLLVIYDERNRNNTILTRRFCTYQNRVAIAASVRFSTDPSRQFSDQQIDLAINYKGYQVISPQDDFKVVIRQNYRDDRVIRGLRPTNVQAFDQVIEYRLIDLSNTMPGGNEFRFFDTRTVLSRANYIERIDRNADHNVAYVQVDQPRSRGPYIQSDDFNGFFVIDHRETGNGQTGADYIETVFTLRIPEAPGVNVYVNGAFNFWELNDRNRMSFDSVLGAYRASILLKQGVYNYDYIVQTTTGQPKVDENYIEGSFSSTENDYEVFVYHRPPASRADQLVSYQKVGVNKRK; encoded by the coding sequence ATGACTGTTTTTCAACGAGTCCTTTCGATTCTGTTTGTCTGGATGTCGACTACGGCTCTCCACGCACAACAACTCCAGGCAATCGACCGGATTTATGACCCTAAAGTTCAGACCGTATTACTGTTTCCGCAGGTTAGTGCAAACCCAAACGATCCGTCGCTGGCCTTAAATCCTCCCGTTATTTCGCTTGACGAACAGATAGCCCTGCAACTGGAATTTGACGATCTGACGGCTGATTACCGGTCATTTCGTGCCCGCCTTGTTCACTGTAATGCCGACTGGCAAAAGTCAGTCCTGAATGACATCGAGTTTACCTACGAATATAACGACAATCCAATCACCGATTACCAGGTATCGCTGAATACTAAAATTCCGTATTATCACTATCGCTTCACCCTCCCCCGAGTGAAACTGCCCGGCAATTATCTGCTGGTGATCTATGATGAACGGAATCGAAATAATACGATTCTGACGCGTCGATTCTGCACCTATCAAAACCGGGTAGCCATAGCGGCCAGTGTTCGATTTTCAACGGACCCATCCCGGCAGTTTTCTGATCAGCAGATCGATCTGGCCATTAATTACAAAGGCTATCAGGTTATTTCTCCGCAGGACGATTTTAAAGTAGTCATTCGCCAGAATTACCGCGATGATCGGGTTATTCGGGGCCTTCGCCCGACCAATGTGCAGGCTTTTGACCAGGTTATCGAGTATCGTCTGATCGATTTAAGTAATACAATGCCAGGAGGCAATGAATTTCGATTTTTCGATACGCGAACCGTATTATCTCGTGCCAATTATATCGAACGAATCGACCGGAATGCTGACCACAATGTTGCGTATGTCCAAGTCGATCAGCCACGAAGCCGGGGCCCTTACATCCAGAGTGATGATTTCAATGGCTTTTTCGTGATCGATCACCGCGAAACGGGTAATGGACAAACAGGTGCCGACTACATTGAGACGGTCTTTACATTACGCATACCCGAAGCGCCGGGCGTGAATGTATACGTCAATGGCGCGTTCAATTTCTGGGAGTTAAATGACCGAAATCGTATGTCGTTTGATTCGGTTCTGGGCGCTTATCGGGCTTCGATTCTGCTTAAGCAGGGCGTATATAACTACGATTACATTGTGCAGACAACGACCGGACAGCCCAAGGTCGATGAGAATTACATTGAAGGGAGCTTTTCGTCGACCGAAAATGACTACGAAGTATTTGTCTACCACCGTCCGCCCGCATCTCGTGCCGATCAACTGGTTTCGTATCAGAAAGTAGGCGTAAACAAGCGAAAGTAA
- a CDS encoding DUF58 domain-containing protein — translation MKQTLNLGQVRSFGNVEFLARQLVEGFITGLHKSPFHGFSVEFAEHRLYNTGETTRHIDWKVYGKTEKLFVKRYEEETNLRCHLLIDTSSSMYYPESNYGKMTFSVMAAACLAYMLQRQKDAVSLTTFADTIDLQTPVKSTPSHVHKLFTQLDQLMLQPKPLRKTSAADVIHQVAEKINKRSLVVIFSDMFENADKADTLFAALQHLRHNLHEVLLFHVTDKKTEEEFAFEERPYEFIDLETGEKVKLQPNQVRETYQQAVKSYFQDLKMRCGQYKIDFIEADIAEGFDQILTSYLVKRTKMK, via the coding sequence ATGAAACAAACGCTTAATCTGGGGCAGGTCCGCTCGTTTGGCAACGTCGAGTTTCTGGCTCGTCAGCTAGTCGAAGGATTTATTACCGGTCTACATAAATCGCCTTTCCATGGGTTCTCGGTCGAATTTGCCGAACATCGGCTTTATAATACCGGCGAAACAACTCGCCACATCGACTGGAAGGTCTACGGAAAAACCGAAAAACTTTTCGTTAAACGCTACGAGGAAGAAACGAATCTGCGCTGCCACCTTCTGATCGATACATCGTCGTCGATGTACTACCCAGAGTCGAATTATGGTAAGATGACATTCAGTGTCATGGCCGCTGCCTGCCTGGCGTATATGCTTCAGCGACAGAAGGATGCGGTTAGCCTGACTACCTTTGCCGATACGATTGACTTGCAGACGCCGGTAAAATCGACACCTTCGCACGTTCATAAGCTGTTTACGCAACTGGATCAATTGATGTTACAGCCTAAGCCCCTTCGCAAAACATCGGCGGCTGACGTCATCCATCAGGTTGCCGAAAAAATTAACAAACGGTCGCTGGTGGTCATCTTTAGTGATATGTTTGAAAATGCCGATAAGGCCGATACGTTGTTTGCTGCTTTACAGCACCTTCGGCATAACCTCCATGAGGTTCTTTTATTCCACGTTACGGACAAAAAAACAGAAGAAGAGTTTGCCTTCGAGGAACGTCCCTATGAATTTATTGACCTCGAAACAGGCGAGAAAGTAAAGCTTCAGCCGAATCAGGTTCGCGAAACCTATCAGCAGGCCGTAAAATCGTATTTTCAGGATTTGAAAATGCGTTGTGGGCAGTATAAAATCGATTTTATCGAGGCCGATATTGCCGAAGGATTTGATCAGATCCTGACGTCTTATCTGGTGAAGCGAACGAAAATGAAATAA
- a CDS encoding DUF3276 family protein gives MDEREREKIYSKRVRAGKRTYFFDVKSTRANDYYLTITESRRHPQGDGFVYEKHKIFLYKEDFDKFIEALQETVEHVKSELMPDVDFSQFAQRDEQDDFASELKWE, from the coding sequence GTGGACGAAAGAGAACGGGAAAAGATCTATTCCAAGCGGGTTCGGGCGGGTAAACGGACGTATTTTTTCGACGTCAAATCGACTCGTGCCAACGATTATTATTTGACCATTACCGAGAGCCGACGACACCCGCAGGGCGATGGATTTGTGTATGAAAAACATAAGATCTTTCTTTATAAAGAAGACTTCGATAAATTTATCGAAGCCCTTCAGGAAACAGTGGAACACGTTAAAAGCGAACTCATGCCCGATGTCGATTTTTCGCAGTTTGCACAACGCGATGAACAGGACGACTTCGCCAGCGAATTGAAGTGGGAATAA
- a CDS encoding OmpA family protein has translation MRALLILFVYLAIATVGYSQQQKTPVKQQKTLFTISAIDGKTLEEIPARFKIHAKRANRKFDGQSQLGQPYAFVLTGTDTLTVITKTQTPGYYESEEVMVISCDTCPNYGYAVRLEKEDPKADSIFRGLQVNQTFRLDNVYFDQSSYVLRSESYPQLNKLVKTLITTPRLVIEIAGHTDNVGDRRLNVLLSENRAKVIRSYLARKGIAESRLRANGYGDTRPAAPNNSEENKRQNRRVEFVVLAL, from the coding sequence ATGCGCGCCCTGCTCATTCTATTCGTCTATCTGGCAATCGCTACAGTTGGTTACAGTCAGCAGCAAAAAACACCCGTTAAACAGCAAAAGACGTTGTTTACAATTAGTGCTATCGACGGCAAGACGTTGGAAGAGATTCCGGCCAGATTCAAGATACACGCAAAACGGGCGAACCGGAAATTTGACGGGCAAAGTCAGCTCGGTCAGCCTTATGCATTTGTCCTGACTGGCACCGATACGTTGACCGTAATCACAAAAACACAAACACCTGGTTATTATGAATCGGAAGAAGTAATGGTCATCTCGTGCGATACCTGCCCCAATTATGGCTATGCCGTCCGACTTGAAAAGGAAGATCCTAAAGCCGATAGTATATTCAGGGGTTTACAGGTTAATCAGACTTTCCGGCTCGACAATGTTTATTTTGATCAGAGTAGTTATGTACTGAGGTCAGAATCGTATCCACAGTTGAACAAACTGGTAAAAACGCTTATCACGACCCCCAGGCTCGTCATTGAAATCGCGGGGCATACCGACAATGTTGGCGACCGACGCTTAAACGTCTTACTTTCCGAGAACCGGGCGAAAGTTATTCGAAGTTATCTGGCCAGAAAGGGCATTGCCGAAAGCCGCCTGCGAGCCAATGGATATGGTGATACACGACCGGCTGCACCGAACAATTCGGAAGAAAACAAACGACAGAATCGACGGGTGGAGTTTGTTGTTTTAGCCCTATAA
- a CDS encoding SusD/RagB family nutrient-binding outer membrane lipoprotein has translation MKKIFLGVLVLIVATSSCTNQFDEYGVNPNSPETASAALLLSGAEVSTFATYGGQLGRISSVLAQQAAGNQFQYQTFGQYVITEADITNEWATIYNGTLINTRTLLDKYGTGNPYYSGMTKVLMALSFGVATDFWGDVPFNEAATGLQGNFQPKYDKQEDVIKGIQTLLDGAITDLSQPQTANQFLPGTDDIIFKGDVKAWINAAYIIKARYANRLSQLDPTGSATQVMASLSKVSADQPDMNAVFYDIAGSFNQWYDFLSNRAGYIKMGKFFVDYLKTNADPRLPYLVAKDENNGYSGLAPEESDNTAASDPGPAIASADSPTPIATYAEAKFMEAEAQLRLGKAAEAAVAYNTAVTASVKRITGSDISADFKQKAASETASTISLQKIINQKYVALFTSPEGYNDWRRTGFPQLKANQDSQKKAIPVRLPTSQDERNYNLNATVVDDIYQPVWWDK, from the coding sequence ATGAAAAAGATATTTCTTGGGGTTCTGGTGTTGATCGTGGCTACCAGCTCCTGCACAAACCAGTTTGATGAGTACGGCGTTAATCCAAACTCGCCGGAAACCGCATCCGCAGCGTTGCTGTTATCGGGCGCTGAAGTGTCGACATTTGCAACCTATGGGGGGCAGCTCGGTCGCATTAGCAGCGTATTGGCCCAGCAGGCAGCCGGAAACCAGTTCCAGTACCAGACCTTTGGGCAGTATGTCATCACCGAGGCAGACATAACCAATGAATGGGCAACGATTTATAATGGCACACTCATTAATACCAGAACCCTGCTCGATAAATATGGTACCGGGAATCCGTATTATTCGGGTATGACGAAGGTACTGATGGCTTTGAGTTTCGGTGTTGCAACGGATTTCTGGGGAGATGTTCCATTTAATGAAGCGGCTACAGGTTTGCAGGGAAATTTCCAGCCCAAATATGATAAGCAGGAAGATGTCATTAAAGGCATTCAGACCCTACTGGATGGGGCCATTACGGACCTGAGTCAACCTCAAACGGCGAACCAGTTTCTGCCCGGTACGGATGACATCATCTTCAAAGGGGATGTAAAAGCCTGGATCAATGCTGCTTACATTATCAAAGCCCGGTATGCCAATCGGCTGAGCCAGCTTGATCCAACGGGTAGCGCCACGCAGGTAATGGCATCGCTGAGCAAAGTATCGGCTGATCAACCCGATATGAATGCCGTCTTTTACGACATTGCCGGTAGCTTCAACCAATGGTACGATTTTCTGTCGAACCGCGCGGGTTACATCAAAATGGGTAAGTTTTTTGTCGATTATTTGAAAACGAATGCCGATCCGCGATTACCCTATCTGGTGGCCAAAGATGAAAACAATGGCTATTCGGGGCTGGCCCCCGAAGAATCGGACAACACGGCGGCCTCTGATCCGGGACCGGCGATCGCATCGGCAGATTCACCTACACCCATCGCGACCTACGCCGAAGCGAAATTCATGGAAGCCGAAGCGCAACTGCGATTAGGAAAAGCGGCCGAAGCAGCAGTGGCTTATAACACAGCCGTTACAGCATCGGTCAAGCGGATCACAGGATCAGATATTTCGGCCGATTTTAAGCAAAAAGCAGCCAGTGAAACGGCCAGTACGATCTCCCTGCAAAAAATTATCAACCAGAAGTATGTGGCCTTATTCACATCGCCGGAAGGCTACAACGACTGGCGCCGAACGGGATTTCCGCAACTGAAAGCGAATCAGGATTCGCAGAAAAAAGCAATTCCTGTGCGGTTACCAACATCGCAGGATGAACGCAATTACAATTTGAATGCAACGGTTGTCGATGATATTTATCAGCCTGTCTGGTGGGATAAATAG
- a CDS encoding septal ring lytic transglycosylase RlpA family protein — translation MSYIMSLMLFFSNIKSAEALPSLIQKGKASFYSKKFNGRKTAYGERVSALALEGAHRSLPLNTLVEVTNLDNHRSVIVRINDRGPFSKSRVIDLTHAAAQALGMVSKGVANVSLRVVGKGQALAALVPSSPFNTPDAFQPLLEPVL, via the coding sequence ATGAGTTATATCATGTCCCTTATGTTGTTTTTTAGCAATATAAAATCGGCTGAGGCTCTTCCGAGCCTCATACAGAAAGGCAAAGCGTCTTTTTATTCCAAGAAGTTCAATGGTCGTAAGACCGCTTATGGTGAGCGCGTTAGCGCGTTAGCCCTCGAAGGTGCCCACCGTTCACTACCATTAAACACGTTAGTCGAGGTCACTAACCTCGACAACCACCGTTCGGTAATTGTACGAATCAATGATCGGGGCCCATTTTCAAAAAGCCGTGTGATCGATCTCACGCACGCAGCTGCCCAGGCACTGGGCATGGTTTCTAAAGGTGTTGCCAATGTATCGCTTCGTGTCGTTGGCAAAGGACAAGCTTTAGCTGCCTTAGTGCCTTCATCACCCTTCAACACACCAGATGCTTTCCAGCCGTTGCTGGAGCCTGTGTTGTGA
- a CDS encoding nuclear transport factor 2 family protein produces MYAKKLLFLLVALCTMISVESIAQNQDQAVAQAVEKLRKLMIDPDKAGLDAIAATQLSYGHSNGKIEDKAAFMEALISGASDFKTIDLADQTISVTENTALVRHKLSGETNNQGQAGQVKLAVLLVWVKQKGDWKLLARQAVKI; encoded by the coding sequence ATGTACGCTAAAAAATTGTTGTTTTTGCTCGTTGCTCTGTGCACGATGATCTCCGTTGAAAGCATCGCCCAAAATCAGGATCAGGCAGTGGCTCAGGCCGTTGAAAAGCTTCGCAAGCTGATGATCGATCCTGATAAAGCAGGTTTGGACGCTATTGCCGCAACCCAGCTTAGCTATGGGCACTCGAATGGAAAAATTGAAGATAAGGCTGCCTTTATGGAAGCGCTCATCAGCGGTGCATCTGATTTTAAAACAATTGATCTGGCCGATCAGACAATTTCGGTTACGGAGAATACCGCTCTGGTACGTCATAAACTGTCTGGCGAAACCAATAACCAGGGACAGGCCGGACAAGTTAAGCTGGCCGTGCTGTTGGTATGGGTCAAACAGAAAGGCGATTGGAAATTACTGGCCCGGCAAGCTGTAAAAATTTAG
- a CDS encoding SusC/RagA family TonB-linked outer membrane protein has product MKKLFLLLVLLGSTGFAYAQERSVTGKITTAEDGKALPGANIQIKGTTRGTNSDADGNYRINVSDDATLIFSFIGVESQEIAVGSQSTINVSLKADTKQLQEVVVTALGAQREKRTLGYSVSNLQGDALTRSGEANVIQGLAAKTAGVLVTSSAGTPGASSKIVLRGPSTFTGEQQPLIVVDGVPINNETVTSSPPDYPFNANLQGVNNSNRALDLNPDDIASVTILKGPAASALYGARAGNGAIIYTTKKGRNQRGIGVTVSYRLELSQVNKLPKLQSDYAQGSGGVYQTADAGPDQRLGTDDDVAAGTPNSWGPKISGDPTLQAYDNPGNFFKTAVSHTTNVALAGGNDRANFRISFGNLIQNGIVPNTDYKRNTIRLTADANMTDNLKIGGTVSYIKSGGIKAQNGSNVAGVMLSLMRAPASYDLRNYQYGNGYNRNYYAFYDNPFYSVYNNPFTDDINRVLGNVYLNYHRSSHLDLTYKIGVDAYSDARRQVYSISSNGDDNQQTYGQVNYDNITSRDVYADLLLRGEHRFSEKFGVNYTVGHNITSFNFTDNFSRGRNLSIPDFYNLGNAAELYASNTGTRRLTTAVFGQADFDYANQLYLSLTGRNEWSSTFDRTQKNNFFYPSASLSWVFTESVLKNTPVSFGKLRLAYAESGIPPVPYRTRTYFGKPSFTDGFTNGLIFPYGGVNGFAYYNQIVGTPNLRPERVKGLEAGLNVKFLQNKIDLDVTVYSQTTVDILLQRPTAPASGFTASYTNSGQLRNRGVEVMLGINAIKTPSFTWDVNLNWSMNRSKVLRLTEGVTELSLESAFNGIGGYAIVGQPLGVLYGTKWERNDQGQLIIGTNGLPTLQGAQQNIGNPYPQWLGNLRNTFTFKGITLTALLDVRRGGSIWNGTYARLQRIGRTQESADREHTYVIPGVMADGTANTKAISALDYFGRYLGDNGGAAEQFVENVNWFRLREVGLSYRIKPKKYVDYVDISLTGRNLYLNTNYKGVDPETSLTGAGSNLQGFDYFNNPGTRSYIFGINFGF; this is encoded by the coding sequence ATGAAAAAACTTTTCTTATTACTCGTGCTGCTTGGCTCGACAGGCTTTGCATATGCACAGGAACGAAGCGTGACGGGGAAAATCACCACAGCGGAAGATGGGAAGGCTCTGCCCGGTGCCAACATCCAGATAAAAGGAACGACTCGGGGGACGAACTCGGATGCCGATGGAAACTACCGTATCAACGTATCTGACGATGCGACGCTTATTTTCAGTTTCATCGGCGTCGAATCGCAGGAAATAGCGGTCGGTTCACAATCAACGATCAATGTATCCCTGAAAGCCGATACCAAACAACTACAGGAAGTAGTCGTAACAGCCCTTGGCGCGCAACGCGAAAAACGAACATTAGGCTACTCGGTTTCCAATCTACAGGGCGATGCCCTTACCCGATCGGGCGAAGCCAATGTAATTCAGGGGCTTGCGGCTAAAACCGCTGGCGTTCTGGTTACCAGTTCGGCCGGTACTCCGGGTGCATCCAGTAAGATTGTACTGCGGGGCCCCTCAACGTTTACGGGTGAACAACAGCCGTTGATTGTTGTCGACGGAGTTCCAATCAATAACGAAACGGTCACTTCGTCGCCACCGGATTATCCATTTAACGCCAATTTGCAGGGCGTCAATAACTCGAACCGGGCGCTGGATCTCAATCCGGACGATATTGCCTCTGTTACGATCCTGAAAGGGCCAGCAGCTTCAGCACTTTACGGGGCAAGAGCCGGAAACGGGGCCATTATTTACACAACCAAAAAAGGACGCAATCAACGCGGTATCGGTGTAACGGTCAGCTATCGTCTGGAGCTTTCTCAGGTTAATAAACTACCCAAACTGCAATCGGATTATGCTCAGGGATCGGGCGGAGTGTACCAAACAGCCGACGCCGGTCCCGACCAGCGCCTGGGTACCGACGACGACGTGGCCGCCGGTACGCCTAATAGCTGGGGGCCGAAAATTTCGGGCGACCCTACCTTGCAGGCCTATGACAATCCGGGGAATTTCTTCAAGACGGCCGTGTCGCACACAACAAACGTTGCGCTGGCCGGTGGCAACGACAGGGCTAATTTCCGCATTTCATTCGGTAACCTGATTCAGAACGGTATTGTGCCGAATACGGACTACAAACGGAACACGATCCGGTTAACGGCGGACGCCAACATGACTGATAATCTGAAGATTGGCGGCACCGTTAGCTACATTAAATCGGGTGGCATCAAAGCGCAGAATGGTAGCAATGTTGCCGGGGTAATGCTAAGCCTGATGCGGGCACCTGCCTCTTATGACCTGCGGAATTATCAGTACGGCAATGGCTATAACCGCAACTATTATGCGTTTTATGACAATCCGTTCTATAGCGTTTACAACAATCCATTTACGGACGATATTAACCGGGTTCTGGGCAACGTTTACCTGAATTACCATCGCTCATCGCATCTGGATCTGACCTATAAAATCGGGGTCGATGCCTATTCGGATGCCCGGCGGCAGGTCTATTCGATCAGCTCCAATGGTGATGACAATCAGCAAACGTATGGCCAGGTAAACTACGATAATATCACCAGCCGCGATGTGTATGCCGATTTACTGCTCCGGGGCGAACACCGATTCAGTGAAAAATTTGGGGTTAATTATACAGTTGGCCATAACATCACGTCATTTAATTTTACCGATAACTTCTCCCGCGGTCGTAACCTCTCGATTCCCGACTTCTACAACCTGGGAAACGCGGCTGAGTTGTACGCATCCAATACGGGCACCCGCCGATTGACAACGGCTGTTTTTGGCCAGGCCGATTTCGACTACGCCAATCAGTTGTACCTCTCCCTAACGGGCCGAAACGAATGGTCATCAACATTTGACAGGACGCAGAAAAATAATTTCTTCTATCCCTCGGCTTCGCTATCGTGGGTATTTACGGAGTCGGTGCTGAAAAATACGCCCGTATCGTTCGGTAAACTACGATTGGCTTATGCCGAATCCGGTATTCCTCCGGTTCCCTATCGGACCCGAACTTACTTCGGGAAACCGTCTTTTACGGATGGCTTCACCAATGGGCTGATTTTTCCGTATGGAGGAGTGAACGGGTTTGCTTATTACAACCAGATTGTCGGTACGCCTAACCTTCGGCCAGAACGCGTTAAGGGACTTGAAGCCGGTTTGAACGTCAAATTTCTCCAGAACAAAATTGATCTGGACGTAACGGTTTATAGTCAGACAACGGTCGATATTCTGCTGCAACGTCCAACGGCTCCGGCATCGGGTTTCACCGCCAGTTACACCAACTCAGGCCAATTGCGTAACCGGGGAGTTGAGGTTATGTTAGGCATCAATGCCATCAAAACACCATCTTTTACCTGGGATGTAAACCTGAACTGGTCCATGAACCGTAGTAAAGTACTCAGGCTAACGGAAGGCGTAACCGAGCTAAGTCTGGAGTCGGCCTTTAACGGTATCGGTGGCTATGCCATTGTTGGCCAACCACTGGGCGTGCTGTACGGAACGAAGTGGGAACGCAACGACCAGGGGCAGCTGATCATCGGAACAAATGGTTTGCCAACCTTGCAGGGAGCCCAGCAAAACATCGGCAACCCATATCCGCAATGGCTTGGCAACCTTCGTAATACGTTCACGTTCAAGGGTATTACATTAACGGCATTGCTTGACGTTCGCCGGGGTGGGTCGATCTGGAATGGAACCTATGCCCGTCTGCAACGGATCGGTCGGACGCAGGAATCTGCCGACCGCGAACATACATATGTCATTCCGGGCGTAATGGCCGACGGAACGGCGAATACAAAAGCCATTTCGGCACTTGACTATTTCGGTCGGTATCTGGGTGATAACGGTGGGGCTGCCGAGCAGTTCGTGGAAAACGTCAACTGGTTCCGTCTACGCGAAGTTGGGCTGAGCTATCGGATCAAGCCGAAAAAATACGTCGATTACGTAGACATATCCTTGACGGGCCGAAATCTATACCTCAACACCAACTACAAAGGCGTCGATCCGGAAACGAGCCTGACCGGTGCAGGATCAAACCTGCAAGGGTTCGATTATTTCAATAACCCTGGCACACGTTCCTACATCTTCGGCATCAACTTCGGCTTCTAA
- the ychF gene encoding redox-regulated ATPase YchF has protein sequence MGLQCGIVGLPNVGKSTLFNAISSGKAEAANYPFCTIEPNVGVVTVPDERLDTLEELVKPQKVVPTIIEFVDIAGLVKGASQGAGLGNKFLANIREVDAIVHVIRCFEDDNIVHVEGKVNPISDKEIIDAELQLKDLESVDKKIQRIDKAARVGDAKAKAELEILKLYKTALESGKSARTVQVSPEERETAISDISLLTVKPVIYVANVDEGSLPNGNAYSDALREAVKDEGAEVIVISAGIESQIAEMEDPEERELFLGEYGLTESGLSKLIKASYHLLGLITYFTAGVKEVRAWTIHKGWKAPQAAGVIHSDFERKFIRAQVMKLPDFKQFKTESGVREAGKLAVEGKEYIVQDGDIMEFLHSA, from the coding sequence ATGGGACTTCAATGTGGTATCGTGGGTTTGCCAAATGTGGGTAAATCAACGCTTTTTAACGCGATTTCGAGTGGGAAGGCCGAAGCCGCCAATTACCCATTCTGTACAATAGAACCAAACGTTGGGGTTGTAACCGTACCCGATGAGCGTTTGGATACGCTCGAAGAACTGGTGAAGCCCCAAAAGGTGGTACCAACCATCATTGAGTTTGTCGACATTGCCGGATTGGTTAAAGGAGCCAGTCAGGGTGCCGGATTAGGCAATAAGTTCCTGGCAAACATTCGGGAGGTTGATGCCATCGTTCATGTTATCCGGTGTTTTGAAGACGACAACATCGTGCACGTGGAAGGTAAGGTTAACCCCATATCGGACAAGGAAATTATTGATGCTGAACTTCAGTTGAAGGATCTGGAATCGGTCGATAAGAAAATCCAGCGGATCGATAAAGCGGCTAGGGTAGGCGATGCCAAAGCAAAAGCCGAACTGGAGATTCTGAAACTGTATAAAACGGCCCTCGAATCGGGCAAAAGTGCCCGGACGGTGCAGGTTTCGCCCGAAGAGCGCGAAACAGCCATTAGCGACATCTCTCTGCTGACGGTGAAACCGGTGATTTATGTTGCCAATGTAGATGAAGGGTCGCTGCCCAACGGTAATGCGTATTCTGACGCGCTACGGGAAGCGGTTAAAGACGAAGGGGCTGAGGTCATTGTGATCAGCGCAGGAATCGAATCGCAGATCGCCGAAATGGAAGATCCCGAAGAACGCGAACTGTTCCTGGGCGAATATGGCTTGACGGAATCGGGTTTGAGTAAACTCATCAAAGCCTCTTATCACCTGCTTGGTCTGATTACGTACTTCACAGCGGGCGTTAAGGAGGTTCGTGCCTGGACGATCCATAAAGGCTGGAAGGCACCACAGGCCGCTGGTGTGATCCACTCCGACTTCGAGAGGAAATTTATACGGGCGCAGGTGATGAAACTCCCCGACTTCAAGCAGTTCAAGACCGAATCGGGTGTTCGCGAAGCGGGCAAGTTAGCCGTTGAAGGCAAAGAGTACATCGTTCAGGACGGCGATATTATGGAATTCCTCCATAGCGCTTAA